The proteins below come from a single Benincasa hispida cultivar B227 chromosome 4, ASM972705v1, whole genome shotgun sequence genomic window:
- the LOC120075868 gene encoding beta carbonic anhydrase 5, chloroplastic-like isoform X2, giving the protein MGRPIRPRACWGRLISEMAAIRPTLIQKNPFLFSSFSVGRSSLSVKEEMDETHLEVPSNLIHELEVKKLAKVKDEHKLFDEMRRRFLSFKKHKYLENLEHFQALAELQAPKVIEMMSRTLRFLLDLFCLLVLLSCFDYLPSLKFIVLKLPWILDTSSQVEQFMVISCVDSRVCPSNILGFQPGEAFTVRNVANIVPPWENGPTETNAALEFAVNTLEVENILVIGHSSCAGIQSLMSMEDNALDSSFVHKWVVNAKAAKLRAKAAGAHLSFDQQCKHCEKESINLSLKNLMMYPWIEERLKQEMISVHGGYYDFLTCTFEKWTLDYKNTSRVDNDDDHGCLIKDQSIWC; this is encoded by the exons ATGGGTCGTCCAATTC GCCCAAGAGCTTGCTGGGGTCGCCTAATTTCAGAAATGGCTGCGATTAGACCGACTCTAATCCAAAAGAATCCCTTCCTTTTTTCATCCTTTTCAGTTGGGAGAAGTTCTCTTTCT GTGAAGGAAGAAATGGACGAAACGCATCTGGAAGTGCCTTCAAATCTCATTCACGA GTTGGAGGTGAAAAAATTGGCTAAAGTGAAAGATGAACATAAGCTGTTTGATGAAATGCGAAGGAGATTTTTGAGTTTTAAGAAGCACAAGTACTT GGAAAATTTGGAGCATTTTCAAGCTCTTGCAGAACTGCAAGCCCCTAAGGTAATTGAGATGATGAGCAGGACCCTACGTTTTCTACTTGATTTGTTTTGCCTTCTTGTGTTGTTGTCCTGTTTTGACTATCTGCCATCACTTAAGttcattgttttaaaattacCTTGGATATTGGACACAAGCTCACAAGTAGAACAGTTCATGGTGATTTCTTGTGTGGATTCTAGAGTATGCCCATCCAATATCCTTGGATTTCAACCTGGAGAAGCTTTCACAGTTCGTAATGTAGCAAACATTGTTCCACCATGGGAG AATGGACCAACTGAAACCAATGCAGCCCTTGAATTTGCAGTGAACACACTTGAA GTTGAGAACATTTTAGTCATTGGCCACAGTAGCTGTGCTGGAATCCAGAGCCTTATGAGCATGGAAGATAATGCACTCGACTCGAG CTTTGTTCATAAATGGGTGGTGAATGCAAAGGCTGCTAAATTAAGAGCAAAAGCTGCTGGTGCACATCTTAGTTTTGACCAGCAATGTAAACATTGTGAGAAG GAATCAATCAACCTTTCGTTGAAGAACTTGATGATGTACCCGTGGATCGAAGAAAGATTAAAACAGGAGATGATTTCCGTTCATGGGGGATACTATGATTTCTTGACTTGTACATTTGAGAAGTGGACTCTTGATTACAAGAACACCAGTAGAGTTGATAATGATGATGATCATGGATGCCTTATCAAAGATCAATCAATTTGGTGTTGA
- the LOC120075868 gene encoding beta carbonic anhydrase 5, chloroplastic-like isoform X4 translates to MGRPIRPRACWGRLISEMAAIRPTLIQKNPFLFSSFSVGRSSLSVKEEMDETHLEVPSNLIHELEVKKLAKVKDEHKLFDEMRRRFLSFKKHKYLENLEHFQALAELQAPKFMVISCVDSRVCPSNILGFQPGEAFTVRNVANIVPPWENGPTETNAALEFAVNTLEVENILVIGHSSCAGIQSLMSMEDNALDSSLFYHGSFVHKWVVNAKAAKLRAKAAGAHLSFDQQCKHCEKESINLSLKNLMMYPWIEERLKQEMISVHGGYYDFLTCTFEKWTLDYKNTSRVDNDDDHGCLIKDQSIWC, encoded by the exons ATGGGTCGTCCAATTC GCCCAAGAGCTTGCTGGGGTCGCCTAATTTCAGAAATGGCTGCGATTAGACCGACTCTAATCCAAAAGAATCCCTTCCTTTTTTCATCCTTTTCAGTTGGGAGAAGTTCTCTTTCT GTGAAGGAAGAAATGGACGAAACGCATCTGGAAGTGCCTTCAAATCTCATTCACGA GTTGGAGGTGAAAAAATTGGCTAAAGTGAAAGATGAACATAAGCTGTTTGATGAAATGCGAAGGAGATTTTTGAGTTTTAAGAAGCACAAGTACTT GGAAAATTTGGAGCATTTTCAAGCTCTTGCAGAACTGCAAGCCCCTAAG TTCATGGTGATTTCTTGTGTGGATTCTAGAGTATGCCCATCCAATATCCTTGGATTTCAACCTGGAGAAGCTTTCACAGTTCGTAATGTAGCAAACATTGTTCCACCATGGGAG AATGGACCAACTGAAACCAATGCAGCCCTTGAATTTGCAGTGAACACACTTGAA GTTGAGAACATTTTAGTCATTGGCCACAGTAGCTGTGCTGGAATCCAGAGCCTTATGAGCATGGAAGATAATGCACTCGACTCGAG CTTATTCTACCATGGTAGCTTTGTTCATAAATGGGTGGTGAATGCAAAGGCTGCTAAATTAAGAGCAAAAGCTGCTGGTGCACATCTTAGTTTTGACCAGCAATGTAAACATTGTGAGAAG GAATCAATCAACCTTTCGTTGAAGAACTTGATGATGTACCCGTGGATCGAAGAAAGATTAAAACAGGAGATGATTTCCGTTCATGGGGGATACTATGATTTCTTGACTTGTACATTTGAGAAGTGGACTCTTGATTACAAGAACACCAGTAGAGTTGATAATGATGATGATCATGGATGCCTTATCAAAGATCAATCAATTTGGTGTTGA
- the LOC120075835 gene encoding AT-hook motif nuclear-localized protein 17-like has product MKGDFAHPKSKTSNMLSKFHLSTHPFSNHPPPQQPADEPTAAVPSAFKHHTELTSTADGSTIEVVRRPRGRPPGSKNKPKPPLVITREPEPAMRPYVLEVPGGNDVVEAISRFCRRKNLGLCVLNGSGTVANVSLRQPSATPGATVTFHGRFEILSISATVFPQTTPLPLPNGFTISLAGPQGQIVGGLVAGALISAGTVFIVASSFNNPLYHRLPDEEEIKNLGSGGGSGGGEVHSPHVSGGGDSSGHGHGHGHGQLVESCGMAMYSCHAPSDVIWAPTARQPPPPPY; this is encoded by the coding sequence atgaaaggCGATTTTGCTCATCCCAAGAGCAAAACTTCCAATATGTTATCAAAATTCCATCTCTCAACCCACCCTTTCTCCAACCATCCTCCGCCGCAACAACCCGCCGACGAGCCCACCGCCGCCGTGCCTTCCGCCTTTAAACACCACACGGAACTAACCTCCACCGCCGATGGTTCCACCATCGAGGTGGTCCGTCGGCCGAGGGGTCGCCCACCGGGTTCCAAAAATAAACCTAAACCGCCTCTTGTTATAACCCGGGAACCCGAACCGGCTATGCGGCCGTACGTTCTAGAAGTCCCTGGGGGAAACGACGTCGTTGAAGCTATTTCAAGATTTTGCCGTCGCAAAAATTTGGGCCTTTGTGTTCTCAACGGTTCCGGTACCGTTGCTAATGTTTCTCTCCGTCAACCCTCCGCTACCCCTGGCGCCACCGTTACTTTTCACGGTCGTTTTGAGATTCTCTCCATTTCCGCTACCGTCTTCCCTCAAACCACGCCGTTACCTTTACCTAATGGTTTCACTATCTCCCTCGCCGGACCTCAGGGTCAAATCGTTGGCGGCTTGGTCGCCGGCGCTTTAATTTCCGCCGGTACTGTTTTTATTGTTGCCTCGTCCTTTAATAATCCGCTGTACCACCGGCTTCCGGATGAGGAAGAGATTAAGAATTTGGGATCCGGCGGCGGCAGTGGCGGTGGCGAAGTTCATTCCCCACACGTCTCCGGCGGTGGAGATAGTAGCGGGCACGGGCACGGGCACGGGCACGGGCAGCTTGTAGAATCGTGTGGAATGGCTATGTACAGTTGCCACGCGCCGTCTGACGTAATTTGGGCGCCAACGGCGAGACAACCGCCGCCGCCGCCGTACTAA
- the LOC120075868 gene encoding beta carbonic anhydrase 5, chloroplastic-like isoform X5, which yields MGRPIRPRACWGRLISEMAAIRPTLIQKNPFLFSSFSVGRSSLSVKEEMDETHLEVPSNLIHELEVKKLAKVKDEHKLFDEMRRRFLSFKKHKYLENLEHFQALAELQAPKFMVISCVDSRVCPSNILGFQPGEAFTVRNVANIVPPWENGPTETNAALEFAVNTLEVENILVIGHSSCAGIQSLMSMEDNALDSSFVHKWVVNAKAAKLRAKAAGAHLSFDQQCKHCEKESINLSLKNLMMYPWIEERLKQEMISVHGGYYDFLTCTFEKWTLDYKNTSRVDNDDDHGCLIKDQSIWC from the exons ATGGGTCGTCCAATTC GCCCAAGAGCTTGCTGGGGTCGCCTAATTTCAGAAATGGCTGCGATTAGACCGACTCTAATCCAAAAGAATCCCTTCCTTTTTTCATCCTTTTCAGTTGGGAGAAGTTCTCTTTCT GTGAAGGAAGAAATGGACGAAACGCATCTGGAAGTGCCTTCAAATCTCATTCACGA GTTGGAGGTGAAAAAATTGGCTAAAGTGAAAGATGAACATAAGCTGTTTGATGAAATGCGAAGGAGATTTTTGAGTTTTAAGAAGCACAAGTACTT GGAAAATTTGGAGCATTTTCAAGCTCTTGCAGAACTGCAAGCCCCTAAG TTCATGGTGATTTCTTGTGTGGATTCTAGAGTATGCCCATCCAATATCCTTGGATTTCAACCTGGAGAAGCTTTCACAGTTCGTAATGTAGCAAACATTGTTCCACCATGGGAG AATGGACCAACTGAAACCAATGCAGCCCTTGAATTTGCAGTGAACACACTTGAA GTTGAGAACATTTTAGTCATTGGCCACAGTAGCTGTGCTGGAATCCAGAGCCTTATGAGCATGGAAGATAATGCACTCGACTCGAG CTTTGTTCATAAATGGGTGGTGAATGCAAAGGCTGCTAAATTAAGAGCAAAAGCTGCTGGTGCACATCTTAGTTTTGACCAGCAATGTAAACATTGTGAGAAG GAATCAATCAACCTTTCGTTGAAGAACTTGATGATGTACCCGTGGATCGAAGAAAGATTAAAACAGGAGATGATTTCCGTTCATGGGGGATACTATGATTTCTTGACTTGTACATTTGAGAAGTGGACTCTTGATTACAAGAACACCAGTAGAGTTGATAATGATGATGATCATGGATGCCTTATCAAAGATCAATCAATTTGGTGTTGA
- the LOC120075868 gene encoding beta carbonic anhydrase 5, chloroplastic-like isoform X3, with protein sequence MAAIRPTLIQKNPFLFSSFSVGRSSLSVKEEMDETHLEVPSNLIHELEVKKLAKVKDEHKLFDEMRRRFLSFKKHKYLENLEHFQALAELQAPKVIEMMSRTLRFLLDLFCLLVLLSCFDYLPSLKFIVLKLPWILDTSSQVEQFMVISCVDSRVCPSNILGFQPGEAFTVRNVANIVPPWENGPTETNAALEFAVNTLEVENILVIGHSSCAGIQSLMSMEDNALDSSLFYHGSFVHKWVVNAKAAKLRAKAAGAHLSFDQQCKHCEKESINLSLKNLMMYPWIEERLKQEMISVHGGYYDFLTCTFEKWTLDYKNTSRVDNDDDHGCLIKDQSIWC encoded by the exons ATGGCTGCGATTAGACCGACTCTAATCCAAAAGAATCCCTTCCTTTTTTCATCCTTTTCAGTTGGGAGAAGTTCTCTTTCT GTGAAGGAAGAAATGGACGAAACGCATCTGGAAGTGCCTTCAAATCTCATTCACGA GTTGGAGGTGAAAAAATTGGCTAAAGTGAAAGATGAACATAAGCTGTTTGATGAAATGCGAAGGAGATTTTTGAGTTTTAAGAAGCACAAGTACTT GGAAAATTTGGAGCATTTTCAAGCTCTTGCAGAACTGCAAGCCCCTAAGGTAATTGAGATGATGAGCAGGACCCTACGTTTTCTACTTGATTTGTTTTGCCTTCTTGTGTTGTTGTCCTGTTTTGACTATCTGCCATCACTTAAGttcattgttttaaaattacCTTGGATATTGGACACAAGCTCACAAGTAGAACAGTTCATGGTGATTTCTTGTGTGGATTCTAGAGTATGCCCATCCAATATCCTTGGATTTCAACCTGGAGAAGCTTTCACAGTTCGTAATGTAGCAAACATTGTTCCACCATGGGAG AATGGACCAACTGAAACCAATGCAGCCCTTGAATTTGCAGTGAACACACTTGAA GTTGAGAACATTTTAGTCATTGGCCACAGTAGCTGTGCTGGAATCCAGAGCCTTATGAGCATGGAAGATAATGCACTCGACTCGAG CTTATTCTACCATGGTAGCTTTGTTCATAAATGGGTGGTGAATGCAAAGGCTGCTAAATTAAGAGCAAAAGCTGCTGGTGCACATCTTAGTTTTGACCAGCAATGTAAACATTGTGAGAAG GAATCAATCAACCTTTCGTTGAAGAACTTGATGATGTACCCGTGGATCGAAGAAAGATTAAAACAGGAGATGATTTCCGTTCATGGGGGATACTATGATTTCTTGACTTGTACATTTGAGAAGTGGACTCTTGATTACAAGAACACCAGTAGAGTTGATAATGATGATGATCATGGATGCCTTATCAAAGATCAATCAATTTGGTGTTGA
- the LOC120075868 gene encoding beta carbonic anhydrase 5, chloroplastic-like isoform X1, with product MGRPIRPRACWGRLISEMAAIRPTLIQKNPFLFSSFSVGRSSLSVKEEMDETHLEVPSNLIHELEVKKLAKVKDEHKLFDEMRRRFLSFKKHKYLENLEHFQALAELQAPKVIEMMSRTLRFLLDLFCLLVLLSCFDYLPSLKFIVLKLPWILDTSSQVEQFMVISCVDSRVCPSNILGFQPGEAFTVRNVANIVPPWENGPTETNAALEFAVNTLEVENILVIGHSSCAGIQSLMSMEDNALDSSLFYHGSFVHKWVVNAKAAKLRAKAAGAHLSFDQQCKHCEKESINLSLKNLMMYPWIEERLKQEMISVHGGYYDFLTCTFEKWTLDYKNTSRVDNDDDHGCLIKDQSIWC from the exons ATGGGTCGTCCAATTC GCCCAAGAGCTTGCTGGGGTCGCCTAATTTCAGAAATGGCTGCGATTAGACCGACTCTAATCCAAAAGAATCCCTTCCTTTTTTCATCCTTTTCAGTTGGGAGAAGTTCTCTTTCT GTGAAGGAAGAAATGGACGAAACGCATCTGGAAGTGCCTTCAAATCTCATTCACGA GTTGGAGGTGAAAAAATTGGCTAAAGTGAAAGATGAACATAAGCTGTTTGATGAAATGCGAAGGAGATTTTTGAGTTTTAAGAAGCACAAGTACTT GGAAAATTTGGAGCATTTTCAAGCTCTTGCAGAACTGCAAGCCCCTAAGGTAATTGAGATGATGAGCAGGACCCTACGTTTTCTACTTGATTTGTTTTGCCTTCTTGTGTTGTTGTCCTGTTTTGACTATCTGCCATCACTTAAGttcattgttttaaaattacCTTGGATATTGGACACAAGCTCACAAGTAGAACAGTTCATGGTGATTTCTTGTGTGGATTCTAGAGTATGCCCATCCAATATCCTTGGATTTCAACCTGGAGAAGCTTTCACAGTTCGTAATGTAGCAAACATTGTTCCACCATGGGAG AATGGACCAACTGAAACCAATGCAGCCCTTGAATTTGCAGTGAACACACTTGAA GTTGAGAACATTTTAGTCATTGGCCACAGTAGCTGTGCTGGAATCCAGAGCCTTATGAGCATGGAAGATAATGCACTCGACTCGAG CTTATTCTACCATGGTAGCTTTGTTCATAAATGGGTGGTGAATGCAAAGGCTGCTAAATTAAGAGCAAAAGCTGCTGGTGCACATCTTAGTTTTGACCAGCAATGTAAACATTGTGAGAAG GAATCAATCAACCTTTCGTTGAAGAACTTGATGATGTACCCGTGGATCGAAGAAAGATTAAAACAGGAGATGATTTCCGTTCATGGGGGATACTATGATTTCTTGACTTGTACATTTGAGAAGTGGACTCTTGATTACAAGAACACCAGTAGAGTTGATAATGATGATGATCATGGATGCCTTATCAAAGATCAATCAATTTGGTGTTGA